The following nucleotide sequence is from Hemicordylus capensis ecotype Gifberg unplaced genomic scaffold, rHemCap1.1.pri scaffold_27, whole genome shotgun sequence.
GTTTCAGGGAGAgtttctgcttctgtttctgtAGATTGTACAGAATCAGAATCAGTTTGTGTATCAGAGTTTAGTGTCCTACCACCTCCCCACTGTGTGGCAAATGTAGTTTTGCTATAGGGATACATCAGTTCATTTTTAATATCTTTCAGAAAGTCAGCCATGCCAGGCAGATTGTATCTTCTGACATCTCCTTCCAGAAATTCTGTTATGCATGATTGGTACTGCTTGAACCTCGTGACAATTTTCTGCTTCTCTGTGATGctcttttcattttctgttaTCTTGTGGCTCAACTGAGTTAGACGTTCACCAGCTTCCATTAGCTCCTTTGCAAATATGAGCACCTGGGCTTGGTCAGGCCGCTGTTGCACAGCATCACCAGCAAGTTCTAAAGTCAAGAACACATACACAGGTATTAGAAAACTATAAGCCCTAACTCCCACACCCCTGCTACTGATATAAgtcttgtcactttttaaaaactaatacaCCTGGGGGATCTCCAAAACTCATAATTATGTGTTAAGGTTGCTACCCAAGGTATTACAGGGGCTGGGTTCTAATACATAGATCACTTACCCGATTCCTCATGTTCCTGTTTTTTTGATTTCTTCACGGGAGGAACTCCTTCTGACTGATGAGCTATAAACAAGAACAAAGATACATTAGACCGCTGTGTAAGTATAAAGTCATCTATAGaagacagaatatatatataaacttactAATACACATGATTCACAAATATGTGATAATAATACCTATTAATTATGATCAATACCTGCTGAATCATAGTCTGATGTATCCATAGTTCTATGTTTAGTTGCATAAGCAAGCTGTTCCTGTGCCATAGATATACATGGATGGCTAGAATATATCAAAATAATTAATTGTAATTACTTTTATGAATTGTATGTACTTTATTTAAGCACATACATAATGTATGTTTAActattcaaaaaaaaaaagaactctgAGGGAATAGTTTAAAAGAGCAGATTGAACTGAGCAGGGGATTTGAAATacaagaattatatatataaatcatttaaaacagagagagaagaagagagagagcacatgttggggggagggaggagggggtgtGGAGGGATAGCACATGGTAGGGTGAGAGCACATGTGATTGCATGAGAgcacatgtggtggtggtggtggggtagcaTGTGTTTGGATGAGAGTACATTGGGGGGGGTGGCATTTGAGGCATGCTGGAGGTAGCAGTGACAAGGCTTGAGGAGTGTAAAACGGTCAGAGAAGAGGGGATAATGACAATAATTGAGTGAAAAAGGGTTTCTGTGGCAGAGAGAGGGGTTTCAAATACATGAAGAACATAGAACACTATTAAACATAATCATTATTATTGTAAGCTTAAATAAAAAGCATGGCTTCAAGGCAGGAATAGTTTAAAAGAGCGGTTTGCACTGAACAGGGGAATTGAAATacaagaattatatatatataaatcatttaaaacagagagagaagaagagagagagcacatgttgggggggagggaggaggaggggtgtggAGGGATAGCACATGGTAGGGTGAGAGCACATGTGATTGCATGAGAGCACATGTGGTGGGGGTAGCATGTGTTTGGATGAGAGTACATTGTTGGGGGGGGTGGCATTTGAGGCATGCTGGAGGAAGCAGTGACTAGGCTTGAGGGGTGTAAAACGGTCAGAGAAGAGGGGATAATGACAATAATTGAGTGAAAAAGGGTTTCTGTGGCAGAGAGAGGGGTTTCAAATACATGAAGAACATAGAACACTATTAAACATAATCATTATTATTGTAAGCTTAAATAAAAAGCATGTGCTTTTAAAACATTCTTAACTATTTAACATTTAACTAATAAAAACATTTAactaataaaaaaacaaaactctgagGGGAGATTTTAAAAGACAGAACAAGGAGAAGACACTTTAAACAATTCCTTAATTATAGAAAGAGCAGTtctgaaat
It contains:
- the LOC128339164 gene encoding uncharacterized protein LOC128339164, which codes for MAQEQLAYATKHRTMDTSDYDSAAHQSEGVPPVKKSKKQEHEESELAGDAVQQRPDQAQVLIFAKELMEAGERLTQLSHKITENEKSITEKQKIVTRFKQYQSCITEFLEGDVRRYNLPGMADFLKDIKNELMYPYSKTTFATQWGGGRTLNSDTQTDSDSVQSTETEAETLPETQNTVDSVVSYHSDTDDGEGGDVYLEPIRNWERLNNRYRAR